GGGGGAGCGCCTGGGAGACAACTTCATGGAGGGGCTGAAGGACGGCGTTATCCTGTGCAAgtgaggagggggggggggccctgccctgctggggggaggggcagctcccCAGCAATGGGGGTTGGGATCCCCTGGCGTCATTCTGCAAGACTTGGGGTGGGAGTGTGGCCCAATTCCAGTTATACCCCAACATCTCCCCTCCCAGCCGGGTCCCCCTCAGTGCAGGCTGGCCAAGGCCTCGGACAAGAGGGCCCAGGGAACCCATCTGCACAGGCAGGGCTCCCCCGTTGGGAGTCACTGCCGGCTGCAGCACTGGGGAGGCTGTGCTACGGGAGGGTCTGAAGCACGATCCCTGCAGATCCCATAGTATTTCCTGCCTGACGTGGGGCATTAGCCCAACGCCCGCTGCCACATTCAACCCGGGGCCCTTCCATTCTCCggcccacccccccccacctcgTTTCAGCGGGATGTGGGTGTCCCCCCTGCTGCTCGTGGATTGGCACGCGGGCCCCGCTTACCAGCTCCtgcgtcccaccccagagccagctgcctcTCATCGCCCCACCACACAAAACCCGTTCTCGGGCCTTCTCCTTGCAGACTCATCAACAAACTGCAGCCGGGCTCCGTGAAGAAGGTGAACGAGTCCACTCAGAACTGGCACCAGGTGAAGGCTGCTTCTGGGCTCTCGCTGCCCTGGCCGTGGGGCCTGGCTTAGGACCCCGCCAGGGTCACACTAGACAGTATCCTTGAAGCTAGTCCAGCTGTCAGGAGACTTGTCCCTGGCTGTGTTGGGGGCCCAGGCTCCCTAAGGGTGCTGGGAGACACCCCAGGAAACAGGGGGGGTTGCCCGACAGGGAAATCTTTGTGGGGAGAGAATGGAACTGCAGCCTTCCTCGGCTGGAGTAACGGGTGGGCAGGGCAAGACCCAGCTCTCACCCCGTCCACAATGGAGCCCTCGCCAGCACAGGGAGGCGTTAAGCAAAAGCACCTGTGATGGGAGGAGAAAGCCCAGAGCATCACGGCAGACGACAAGGGAGCAGGGGCCCCTCTCTGTACTCTGGGAAGACAATACTTGGGGTCCTGCATGGAGAGCTGGGCATCTCCGTGGGACAGCAGAGGCTCAGCTGGGACGCTCCGTTGGGTTGGAGCCTTTCAGTCCTGCTGTAACACCGTAGGAATCCCGAGAacgggtgggtggggaggggggtgtcatcTGCTGCTGGGCTCGGGCGGGGTGGAGCAGCTGGGACACGCTGGCCGCTCTGTAACCACCTGCCGTCCCGCCGCAGCTCGAGAACATCAGTAACTTCATCAAGGCCATCACCAAGTACGGCGTGAAGCCACACGACATTTTCGAAGCCAACGACCTCTTTGAGAGCACGAACTACACGCAGGTGCAGTCCACCCTGATTGCCCTGGCGAGCCAGGTAAGTCCGGCAACAGCAGCGCGGCTCATCCAGGCCCCTAGCATGGCCCCACGCAGCAGGGGGTTCCTGGCACGGCGAAGGCACCGGAAGAGACCTTTGGGGGGAGGCGGCGCCCCTTGGCCGAGATGCAGGGTGCGGGTGCTGCAGGCAACGGGCGtccttccagccccctgcgtCGGGGCAGGGCAGACATGGCTGCGGCTCAGAACCAGCCTCAGCCACTCCACGCCAGACCCACTCAGGAATCGACCCTGGTTTGCTGATCGCACTCAGCATGAGGGGCCAAAGCCGGCCAGGACTAGCTGGGCTGGAGTGATGGGTGGGACTGATGCAGccgtgccccccgccccccgaacgCACAGATTCATGCTTGAAgtcatctcccccccacccccctggggAGGGGCTCCTCCTCTTATCCACCCACCATGGCTCACAGCACCAGCTTTGGCTTTGCTGGGAACACGGGAGCTGGAGACGGGGCCTGGCCCCCCCACTCCAGGCTGGGCCGTGGGTATCTGCAGCAGGGGGGGTACGGGGGCAGGGAGATTTAcccctccagccatccccacgtGAGCCCTGTTtgctcccacctcccccccacaggCCAAGACAAAAGGCAACAAAGTGAACATGGGTGTGAAATACGCCGAGAAGCATCAGCGCCGCTTCCAGCCGGAGAAGCTGAAGGAAGGACGGAACATTATCGGGCTGCAGGTCTGtgacccccctgccccacggcccCTTGGATGCCCCGGGAGCTCAGAGACAGGAGGCCAGAGATCAGGTCCCAGCACCAGCCCCCGCGGGGCCCAGAGGAAACACAGACCAGCTTTTAACAGCCCCGAGGAAGTCCAGCTGATGCAGCTGAGGTTTCTCTGTGGCTCAGCCCCTGGTGCCACTCTGCCCCCTCGAgcggctgcagagcccagccaggcAGGGAAGCAGGAAAGCCAGCGGCTCCTTTTCTGCCCCCCTTGCCCGGGGCTTCTCTAACGTGCGACAGCCCCGTTTTGTGCAACACCCGAGATTTCCCCAGGAACCGTCGGAGCTGAAAGCAGAAACGTGGTGAGCTCGAGGCAGAGCTTCACTACAGCTGGGCAGGAGATACCTGGGGCAATGGCCGTTCCCAAACCTCAGCCAAGGGTGGGAGCTGGCaatcccttctcccacctcccaggggtGGCTGGGGCCTCCCACTCCACCCGGGCGACAGCTCTCTGGGCATCATGGTGCCAACCTCTGTGGCAAAGCCTCATGCCCAGAGCAGAGGCCGGCTGAGGGCAGAGATCGGGTCTCGCACGCAGCCAGCGTGAATCCACGCACTCGGTTTCACTCCGCTTCTCCTTCCAGATGGGCACCAACAAGTTCGCCAGCCAGCAGGGCATGACGGCGTATGGCACCCGCCGGCACCTCTATGACCCCAAGCTGGGCACAGACCAGCCCCTGGATCAGGCCACCATCAGTCTGCAGATGGGCACGAACAAGGGAGCCAGCCAGGTAGGAGACGCAAGCCAAGGAGCAGGCGTGGGAGTGGGAAAGGGGTGTGGGGCTCCCCCGCCCACCCCGACCCCAGCCTGCTGCCATTCggtggcgggcgggggggggggacgacTAGCGTCTAGAGAGGAAAGCCTCCAGGTCCCACTCCTGGGTATTCTTGAGCCTTCGCATCTGCCCAGCGTCTCCCGTCCTGTCCAActaacccccctcctctccccgcaGGCGGGCATGACGGCCCCAGGGACCAAGCGGCAGATCTTCGAGCCCACGCTGGGCATGGAGCACTGCGACAGCCTCAACGTCTCCCTGCAGATGGGCAGCAACAAGGGCGCCTCGCAGCAGGGCATGACTGTGTACGGGCTGCCACGCCAGGTCTACGACCCCAAGTACTGCCTCCAGCCCAACTACGCCACGGTCGGCGAGGACGAGTACAACCATACCCAACACAATTTCTACAACTCCGAATGAAGGGGCCGGGCCGGGGCGAGGCCGAGGCCTGGACTGATCAGAGACACACGCAGCCAGGGCGCTagaagaaactttttaaaaaaaaaaaaagcaagtgattactttaaaaagaggaataagaGGAAATCCCGACTGCTCCCCCTCAACACTAACCTGCTTACGGAGGGTCCCCCAatccagctcccccacccctagAAACAAAATCCAGCCCCATCAGATTCCTCCCCCCTTTATTTAAGTTGCTTTCAGATGTATAATCCAGCACTTGACAATGCACAGACCTAGAACAAGCCTCAGTTCAATCAGGggtagctgggtgggggggaagaataGCTGTAGACGTGAAAAGTCAGAAACATTAGTGTGTTTTCGCCATTAGCACCAGCATCTCAGCTCTCAGACACTCACCCgcatctccccaccctcacccaagTGCTCTagaaatgccgcccccccccatcccctttgcTAAAGCAAGGGGAACGAACAAGTTGGTGAAATGAATCGGCCTGCGATTGCATTCACTGCTTGATGGCTAAGTGCATCTAGGTAGAGTACTTCCTGCTCGACTGTCCAGGAACAGTCCCCCCCCTGATCCCAGGTGTGTAACACCCCTAGCAGTAGCGGCCTGAGCAGGGCAGACACGGGGGAGGGATGGGACTAGCAGTACAGGAGGAGACAGAGCAAGTTTGAGTTTAAACACACGCACTCCCCGGTCCCTGTCAAAGGTTCTCCTAACATTTCTGGGCTTTGAAAAGGGACAGATGCCTCGTCTGTAAATAAGCCTCCATGTGTGTATATAAGAGACTCACTCTATATACACCCCGACACACACTTTCCATCTACCACCAGGCCAGCACCCCCGACTAACAAGTTTTTGTGTCGGCAGGTTTTCCAGTTGCAAGTCTAAGTGAGAAACCCTCTCCCCGCACACGAACACTGCTGAGCTCCTGGAAGGGGAACCTGCTCAGCCGCCTCTGCTATTGTCATGTTAGGAGTAGTTTGATGAGAATCTAACATATGGGGAAAATACGAGTGTGAACTACTGAGATAAGCCACTACATTTCCTACAGGACGGGCTGCCTTTAAAAGCCTAGGAAGATTTCCCTTACTCTGCATGCTGGCAAactaaacactttaaaaaaccaaCTCCAGATCAAGCGATTTATAAACTGATATTACGGCAGTTTGTAATTTTCTGCTGATGAGCACTttttaatctctcactgtggcacaataaaacaaggaaaaaaaaccctatattttCTAAACCTATTTCTAATCTTCTTTAAGAGCTTCCTGGACATTTGTCTTCGCAGGTGAATCCTGCGTGTAAAAGGGAAAGTCAAACTGAGATCTAGTCAGTTGCACAAAGCCAGTCACATCCAAGCCCTTTGCTCTGCTGTGGTTCGTGGTGCAACCACTTTTTCCACGTGCCCCTCTTGTGTGAAGGGACCTGTCTGGCCCAGTTTAGGTGCTCTAATAATGATATGCTAACAGTAATCATCAGCACAAatatcccccattttacagatggaggaactgaggcCTGTTAAACTACCCGACTTGCCCAAAGCCCCAACGGAAGGTTGTGGTGGGGCAGGACCCCACATCTCTCGTCAGCACCCCAACCCCGGGGCCATCCTTCTTCTATACAGAAAGTGCTGTCAGAAGCACAGGCAAACCAAAGAACCACCACCTTTGTCTCCCCTCCCCGACACTGATTTCTAGCACTCTTGGCTTTACAAGCGCCCAGATGGGGTCCAATGACTGCAGACAGAGTCAGCCCCACGGCGTCCCTTTAACAGAAGAGGCTGCATAGCTAATACCAACAGCTAGGCGGGTTTCCCTCCTTCCAGGCTGCCTGGGTTGACACAGGCTAGTTGGCAATGTCTGATCAGGCTAAAGAGGATCAGTGAGTGTTTAACTGCTTTCAAGCCTTCTGTAAATGCTCATTTTCCAGCAGGCATCAATGGTAAGGATGAGTTCAGGCGCTCAAGCCCTGTTATGGCTTTCTGCCCAGATGGATTAATTTACCCCCGCGCAGCAGGGAAGGGTCACTGTCCCCTGGAACAGGGGAGACGCTGAAGTactgagatgaagtgacttgcccaagttcctGCTGGTAACTGAACCCTGGCCAGCCGGCCGGCCACAACCCCCCTCCCCGCTCGGTCTGTAGGCCCCATTAGCAGCCGGTGCACAGGGCCCTAGCCAGTAATTTAGCACTTACACAGAAAGGCTTGGACACCCACCCACAAACACTGCCAGATGTGGGGAGAGACGGGCCCAGACTCAGATCCTTCAACACAAACTTGCCACTGCAGCTTCGGGGACGCAGCCGGCGGCTCTACTTGCTGTAAGATCGGCCACCAGGGGGTGATGTGCACACACGCAGGCCAACAGAACCACTTCCACTGGCACATCAGCCACCCTGGACCAGCTCCGTCCTCTCACGCGGTCACAGGTGGACGGATGCTCCTTAGACAGCCCACATCCCCCCTTAAAAGCCACGTTACCCCTCAGAAGTCTAGACAAGAGCTTTGCAGGGCTAGAGCCACGTCCAAGACGTCGGCACTGCAGGGACAGTCTCTCCATAACTCTTCTGGTTACATGTCTCCGCACCAGGTCCAGGAGAGTTTGCGATTATGTTCTTGACATGACACGTAGCAgccatgctccaatacgtctgttagtctataaggtgccacaggactttttgctgccgTGGCAGCCATAGAAAAATACAAGCAAGAAACCCAGTCGACACCGCGTGGCCCTGTTTCAGGGGGTTCCTGTTAAGGTCTTCAAAGCAAAGGTGAAACGGCACACGTGCCTTGGAGGAGTGGGGTAGCCAAGCACGACGGAGGTAACgttgcagcagggctgggagtgggggaagagagaccCAGCTTACTTCCCATCTTCATCCGCGAAAGAAGAACGGAGTGTGGGAAGGAACAGGTTGCACGCCAGGACTTGAGAAGCCCACACAAAGAACTGATGCTACAGGCCTGTTCTCTGCTTAAAACCAACACCGTAAAGCTATATCCATAGGatggaaaaaccaaaaacccttcCGCTGCCAGagctatgccaacaaaacctCCAGCgtagctgcagctctgctgaCAGAAGCCAGCTTCTGTCGACGgtgtttggggaggtggtgtcCCTCCCCCCGCAGGACTTCTGCCGGCGTAGGCTGCGTCTATGCTCTGGGGCCATGCAGGCGTAGGCTAGGTcctgctttggggcaggggcctggaggagaTACCTATCGAGGTCCCTCCAGTCCGCCATGGCTAGGATGCGATCTACAGAGCCAGGGAAGGAAACATTAAGGAGAGAGGGAGGTTTAAGCACTAAGTAGCCTCCTCCGTCCCCTGAGCACATCGCATACTCTACGCTGTTCCTACCTGGCTGCAGCCGTTGGAGGCAACGCCGGCTCAGGGCGGGCCCCTGCTGAAAGTCACCAGGAGAGTCTGAGTGAGAGGCCTTTTGCCCCTGCAGATGATGGGCTCATGCAAGGCCACAAGTGAAGAAAGTCTGTTGGGTCTCTGGCTCCTCTGCCCTTCAAAGCGCCATCGCGCTCAAGCCGACTTGCACGGTGCGCACACGTGAGCCCCAAACCCGGAAACAGGGAGTGA
This DNA window, taken from Chelonoidis abingdonii isolate Lonesome George chromosome 26, CheloAbing_2.0, whole genome shotgun sequence, encodes the following:
- the CNN1 gene encoding calponin-1: MSTAHFNRGPAYGLSAEVKNKLAQKYDPQREQDLRLWIEDMTGERLGDNFMEGLKDGVILCKLINKLQPGSVKKVNESTQNWHQLENISNFIKAITKYGVKPHDIFEANDLFESTNYTQVQSTLIALASQAKTKGNKVNMGVKYAEKHQRRFQPEKLKEGRNIIGLQMGTNKFASQQGMTAYGTRRHLYDPKLGTDQPLDQATISLQMGTNKGASQAGMTAPGTKRQIFEPTLGMEHCDSLNVSLQMGSNKGASQQGMTVYGLPRQVYDPKYCLQPNYATVGEDEYNHTQHNFYNSE